A genomic region of Oncorhynchus mykiss isolate Arlee chromosome 2, USDA_OmykA_1.1, whole genome shotgun sequence contains the following coding sequences:
- the LOC110486325 gene encoding synaptotagmin-11 — MAEITDLRPAYDMSPVLAGFIGAAALVVAVVILVLLWSFCQRRHLRVTGRYKLHGDQYCDSAEDPPYKFIHMLKGISIYPESLSSSKRIVRVARRAGWQGERDRERGGGRGMVLVDAENNILDAPTHLQMSHLVPPAGQPRMERALPVRADYCCLDSSATSSENSSKTVSPFTPASSDPESEPETSLGSLSLALDYNFPKKALVVTIVGAHGLPAVDEQGNSSDPYVKMTILPEKKHRVKTRVLRKTLEPVFDETFTFYGVAYSSLPELTLHFLVLSFDRFARDDVIGEVVVPLTELEPSTGRVHITQQISKRNMQCESRGELLVSLSYQPVSHRLSVVVLKAKHLPKMDISGLSGNPYVKVNVFYGRKRIAKKKTHVKRCTLNPVFNESFIYDVPPELLPEISVEFVVVDFDRTTKNEVVGCLPLGLHSPCPSGATHWREVCENPRRQISKWHNLSEY; from the exons ACATGTCACCGGTGCTGGCCGGTTTTATCGGTGCGGCGGCGCTGGTGGTTGCCGTGGTGATCCTGGTTCTCCTGTGGTCCTTCTGCCAGCGTCGACACCTCCGGGTGACGGGCCGATACAAGCTCCATGGTGATCAGTACTGTGACTCGGCTGAAGACCCGCCCTACAAGTTCATCCACATGCTGAAGGGCATCAGTATCTACCCAGAGTCCCTCAGCAGCAGCAAGAGGATAGTACGGGTGGCAAGGCGTGCTGGgtggcagggggagagagacagagagaggggtggcggcCGCGGGATGGTCCTGGTGGATGCGGAGAACAACATCCTGGACGCGCCTACCCATCTCCAGATGAGCCACCTGGTTCCCCCTGCTGGCCAGCCCAGGATGGAGCGGGCACTGCCCGTCAGGGCCGACTACTGCTGTCTGGATAGCTCAGCTACCAGTAGCGAGAACAGCAGCAAGACTGTTTCACCTTTCACCCCCGCGTCCTCCGACCCAGAATCAGAGCCTGAAACCAGCCTGGGCTCCCTCAGCCTGGCTTTAGACTACAACTTCCCTAAGAAGGCCTTGGTGGTGACCATCGTTGGAGCCCATGGCCTGCCTGCAGTAGACGAACAGGGGAACAGCTCCGACCCCTACGTGAAGATGACCATCCTCCCTGAGAAGAAGCACCGGGTGAAGACCAGGGTCCTGAGGAAGACACTGGAGCCGGTGTTTGACGAGACGTTCACGTTCTATGGCGTGGCCTACAGCTCGCTGCCCGAGCTCACGCTGCACTTCCTGGTGCTCAGCTTTGACCGCTTTGCCCGCGATGATGTCATAGGGGAGGTGGTGGTCCCACTGACAGAGTTGGAACCCAGCACGGGGCGGGTGCACATCACCCAGCAAATCAGCAAGAGGAACAtgcag TGCGAGAGCCGTGGGGAACTGTTGGTGTCTCTGTCCTACCAGCCTGTCTCCCACCGCCTCAGTGTGGTGGTGCTGAAGGCCAAACACCTGCCCAAGATGGACATCTCTGGCCTGTCTGGAA ACCCATATGTGAAAGTCAATGTGTTCTACGGACGCAAGCGCATCGCCAAGAAAAAGACGCACGTGAAGAGGTGCACGCTCAACCCCGTCTTCAACGAGTCCTTCATCTACGACGTGCCCCCCGAGCTGCTCCCAGAGATCTCTGTGGAGTTTGTGGTGGTCGACTTTGACCGTACCACTAAGAACGAGGTGGTGGGGTGTCTGCCCCTCGGCCTGCACAGCCCCTGTCCCTCTGGCGCCACCCACTGGCGGGAGGTCTGTGAAAACCCCCGTCGGCAGATCTCAAAGTGGCACAACCTCAGTGAATATTAG